One genomic region from Branchiostoma lanceolatum isolate klBraLanc5 chromosome 7, klBraLanc5.hap2, whole genome shotgun sequence encodes:
- the LOC136438009 gene encoding cytochrome P450 2U1-like isoform X2, translating to MKEGTGSAEDIIRQEASKLCRKISAKDSQPFNVLNDLNNAVSNVVCALVFGQQFGYDDETFRALREGVTQGSTRVSTAQAFNVFPVLRFVPGLNKACKEVLADIKKVEDFIWEQIEEHRQRLDPDNPQDFLDMCLLEVKGHGRVEGLTEENVMYIVLNLFLAGTETTTTTLRWAMLYMIVNPHIQQRVQEELDGVVGKSGHPPTLAQRSRLPYTEAVLMETQRLRNITPLSLPHAAPVDTAFRGYHIPAGTQVIPNLWSAHMDPEFWPDPERFDPGRHLDPEGKLIKNPESFLPFSAGRRMCLGERLAKMELFLFFTAIMQQFSLVLPEGASTPSTDGVFGITLSPQPYTLCAVPR from the exons ATGAAGGAAGGAACGGGAAGTGCAGAGGACATCATCAGACAAGAGGCCAGCAAACTCTGCCGTAAG atttccGCGAAAGACTCACAGCCCTTTAACGTGCTAAACGATTTGAACAACGCAGTTTCTAACGTCGTCTGTGCGCTAGTCTTCGGGCAGCAGTTCGGTTACGATGACGAGACTTTCCGAGCCCTTCGCGAGGGCGTGACGCAGGGTTCGACCAGGGTCAGCACTGCGCAGGCGTTTAACGTCTTCCCGGTCCTCCGGTTCGTTCCCGGAT TGAACAAGGCTTGCAAGGAGGTGCTAGCCGACATCAAGAAGGTCGAAGACTTCATCTGGGAGCAGATAGAGGAACATCGCCAGCGTCTTGACCCGGACAACCCGCAAGACTTCTTGGACATGTGTCTGTTGGAGGTTAAAGGTCACGGCAGGGTGGAGGGGCTGACCGAGGAAAACGTCATGTACATCGTGTTGAACCTGTTTTTGGCGGGAACGGAGACCACGACCACGACGTTACGTTGGGCAATGCTGTACATGATCGTGaacccacatatacagcaacgG GTTCAAGAAGAGCTGGACGGCGTTGTGGGGAAGAGCGGACACCCGCCCACACTAGCCCAGCGGTCCCGACTGCCCTACACGGAGGCGGTACTGATGGAGACCCAGAGGCTCCGGAACATCACGCCGCTCAGCCTCCCGCACGCAGCCCCTGTGGACACCGCCTTCCGGGGGTACCATATCCCCGCCGGAACACAG GTAATACCAAACCTGTGGTCAGCGCACATGGATCCGGAGTTCTGGCCGGATCCGGAACGTTTCGATCCCGGCAGGCACCTGGACCCGGAAGGGAAGCTAATCAAGAATCCGGAATCCTTCCTGCCCTTTTCAGCTG GTCGCCGAATGTGCTTGGGTGAGCGTCTGGCCAagatggaactgtttctgttcTTCACGGCCATAATGCAGCAGTTCTCCTTGGTGTTGCCAGAGGGCGCTTCTACACCGTCCACAGACGGCGTATTTGGCATTACGCTGTCGCCTCAGCCTTACACACTTTGCGCTGTACCCAGATAA